From the genome of Flavobacterium luteolum, one region includes:
- a CDS encoding DUF6755 family protein: protein MSTFRKSQNQANPNKLNVILSTLIFVLILNVSIQIWLLYAALNNALDNNKEILIPAFIGSLILFLIGFGWLYYLPKGNFKNNT from the coding sequence ATGAGTACATTTAGAAAAAGCCAAAATCAAGCAAATCCTAATAAGTTGAATGTTATTCTGTCTACTTTAATATTTGTTTTAATCTTAAATGTAAGCATTCAGATCTGGTTATTGTATGCCGCTTTAAACAATGCATTAGATAACAATAAAGAAATTTTAATTCCTGCTTTTATAGGCTCGCTTATTTTATTTTTGATTGGTTTTGGATGGCTGTATTATCTGCCAAAAGGAAATTTTAAAAATAACACATAA
- the lysS gene encoding lysine--tRNA ligase has protein sequence MALSEQEIIRREKLQNLRNLGINPYPANLFPVNHTSKQIKETFEEGKKVIVAGRLMSVRDQGKACFAELQDSEGRIQLYVNRDVLCEGDDKTLYNQVFKKLTDLGDFIGIEGELFTTQVGAKCIRATGFTFLSKTLRPLPLPKVDEEGNVHDAFNDAELRYRMRYVDLTVNPQVKETFIKRTKLFSAMRGYFNDAGYLEVDTPVLQSIPGGASARPFITHHNSLDIPLYMRIANELYLKRLIVGGFEGVYEFSRNFRNEGMDRTHNPEFTAMEIYVAYKDYNWMMEFAEGLLEHCAIAVNGTSEVTFGEHKINFKAPYARVTMTDSIKHFTGFDISGKTEQELFEAARGMGIEVDETMGKGKLIDEIFGAKCEGNYIQPTFITDYPKEMSPLCKEHRDNPDLTERFELMVCGKEIANAYSELNDPIDQRERFEDQMRLAAKGDDEANGIIDEDFLRALEYGMPPTSGMGIGMDRLIMYLTNNASIQEVLLFPQMRPEKKQAQIELSDEEKFIIDLLTKNENRMDLTQLKITANLSGKKWDASMKNLSRHGLTKVVVDGEFKFVELVG, from the coding sequence ATGGCATTATCAGAACAAGAAATCATCAGAAGAGAAAAACTTCAAAACTTACGCAATCTGGGAATCAATCCTTATCCAGCTAATCTTTTTCCTGTAAATCATACTTCGAAGCAGATAAAGGAAACTTTTGAGGAAGGTAAGAAGGTTATCGTTGCTGGACGTTTGATGAGTGTTCGTGATCAGGGTAAAGCTTGTTTTGCTGAATTACAAGACAGCGAAGGTCGTATTCAATTGTACGTAAATCGCGATGTTTTATGCGAGGGTGACGACAAAACTTTATACAACCAAGTATTTAAAAAATTAACCGATTTAGGTGATTTTATTGGTATTGAAGGTGAATTATTCACTACGCAAGTTGGTGCAAAATGTATTCGCGCAACTGGTTTTACTTTCTTGAGCAAAACATTACGTCCGTTACCTTTACCAAAAGTTGACGAAGAAGGAAATGTTCACGATGCTTTCAACGACGCTGAATTGCGTTACAGAATGCGTTATGTAGATTTAACTGTAAATCCACAAGTTAAAGAAACTTTTATTAAACGTACTAAATTGTTCAGTGCGATGCGTGGTTATTTCAACGATGCTGGATATCTGGAAGTTGATACTCCGGTTTTGCAGTCAATTCCTGGTGGAGCTTCAGCAAGACCATTTATTACGCACCATAACTCGCTTGATATTCCGCTTTACATGCGTATTGCGAATGAATTATACTTAAAAAGATTAATTGTTGGTGGATTTGAAGGTGTTTATGAGTTTTCTAGAAACTTCCGTAACGAAGGGATGGACAGAACGCATAATCCTGAGTTTACTGCAATGGAAATATATGTAGCCTATAAAGACTACAATTGGATGATGGAATTTGCTGAAGGTTTATTGGAGCATTGCGCAATTGCTGTAAATGGTACAAGCGAAGTTACTTTTGGCGAACACAAAATCAACTTTAAAGCACCTTACGCCCGTGTTACAATGACAGATTCTATCAAACATTTTACTGGTTTTGATATCTCTGGGAAAACAGAACAAGAATTGTTTGAAGCGGCAAGAGGAATGGGAATCGAGGTTGACGAAACAATGGGTAAAGGAAAATTGATTGATGAGATTTTTGGAGCAAAATGTGAAGGAAATTATATTCAGCCAACTTTCATTACAGATTATCCAAAAGAAATGTCACCGCTTTGTAAAGAGCACCGCGATAATCCAGATTTGACTGAGCGTTTTGAATTAATGGTTTGCGGAAAAGAAATCGCAAATGCGTATTCTGAATTAAATGACCCAATTGATCAACGTGAGCGTTTTGAAGATCAAATGCGCTTGGCTGCAAAAGGTGATGATGAAGCAAACGGAATTATCGACGAGGATTTCTTAAGAGCTCTTGAGTACGGTATGCCTCCTACTTCTGGAATGGGAATTGGAATGGACCGTTTGATTATGTATTTAACAAACAATGCTTCTATTCAAGAAGTTTTATTGTTCCCTCAAATGCGTCCTGAGAAAAAACAAGCTCAAATCGAACTTTCTGACGAAGAAAAATTCATCATTGACTTGCTTACCAAAAATGAAAATAGAATGGATTTAACGCAGCTAAAAATTACAGCTAACTTAAGCGGTAAAAAATGGGATGCTTCTATGAAAAACTTATCTAGACACGGTTTGACTAAAGTTGTCGTTGACGGCGAGTTTAAATTTGTAGAATTGGTGGGCTAA
- a CDS encoding nuclear transport factor 2 family protein produces the protein MRKIYLFCLLFALNGLFAQKKDKLYPIAVYEKVWQEKNSDTRLKMIKSIWLEDSTFEDPSASIKGIAAFNNVINEFYKKNPDAVLTSGPKIVKDNYVTWEWKVLDSKNNLTMAGRDFARLNGKGQVSKIIGFWDKGATLSEADILKNLEADNLKVVAKYYESLFKTRDFDALATVVADGAVYNQAIGLPYGGTYTGFSEWTKMFAKSTEFFDLQIEKEPTYFSDESKNEVIIYFTISCKSKKSGKTMSVPISEHFDLRDGKITSVRPFYYDTKTFAEFLKSKK, from the coding sequence ATGAGAAAAATCTACTTATTCTGTTTACTTTTTGCGCTTAATGGTCTTTTTGCCCAAAAGAAAGATAAACTATATCCAATCGCAGTTTACGAAAAGGTGTGGCAGGAAAAAAACAGCGATACCAGATTAAAGATGATTAAATCGATTTGGTTAGAAGATAGTACTTTTGAAGATCCTTCGGCCTCTATAAAAGGAATCGCAGCGTTTAATAATGTTATCAATGAATTTTACAAGAAAAATCCAGATGCGGTATTAACATCGGGACCCAAAATTGTAAAAGACAATTATGTAACCTGGGAATGGAAAGTTCTCGATTCTAAAAACAATCTTACAATGGCCGGGCGTGACTTTGCACGTTTAAATGGTAAAGGTCAGGTAAGTAAAATTATTGGTTTTTGGGATAAAGGAGCGACTTTGTCTGAAGCTGATATTTTAAAAAATCTAGAAGCTGATAATTTAAAAGTTGTAGCAAAATATTACGAAAGTCTTTTTAAAACAAGAGATTTTGATGCATTGGCTACTGTTGTGGCAGACGGTGCGGTTTACAATCAGGCTATTGGTTTACCCTATGGAGGAACATATACAGGTTTTAGTGAATGGACAAAAATGTTTGCCAAATCGACAGAATTTTTTGATTTGCAGATAGAAAAAGAACCGACTTATTTTAGTGATGAGTCTAAAAATGAAGTAATTATTTATTTTACAATAAGCTGTAAATCTAAAAAATCAGGCAAAACGATGTCTGTTCCGATTTCAGAACATTTCGACTTAAGGGATGGTAAAATTACTTCTGTAAGACCTTTTTACTATGACACAAAAACATTTGCCGAGTTTTTAAAAAGCAAAAAGTAA
- a CDS encoding ribonuclease HII: MLEKNFSGFVLETGTDEAGRGCLAGPVTAAAIILPEHFENKILNDSKQLSEKTRALLRPIIEEEAVCFAVTHLFPDEIDEINILNASMKGMQECILKLKHVPEYIIVDGNRSLNAKLGLKNTFGKQFTQDEIALLKSIPNQSIIKGDGKYLSIAAASVLAKTYRDEYMDQIHEEFPMYNWKKNKGYPTKEHREAIKEFGTTKYHRMSFRLLPEQLELDLF, translated from the coding sequence ATGCTCGAAAAAAATTTCTCAGGATTTGTTTTAGAAACTGGAACTGATGAAGCCGGCAGAGGATGTTTGGCTGGACCAGTTACTGCTGCTGCTATAATTTTACCCGAACATTTTGAAAATAAAATTCTAAATGACAGTAAGCAATTGTCTGAGAAAACTAGAGCACTTTTAAGACCTATTATCGAAGAGGAGGCCGTTTGTTTTGCCGTTACACATTTATTCCCGGATGAGATAGACGAAATAAACATTCTAAATGCATCAATGAAAGGAATGCAAGAATGTATTTTAAAATTAAAACATGTTCCTGAATATATTATTGTTGACGGAAATCGCTCTTTAAACGCTAAACTAGGGCTTAAAAATACTTTTGGGAAACAGTTTACTCAAGATGAAATTGCGCTTCTAAAATCGATTCCTAATCAAAGTATTATAAAGGGAGATGGAAAGTACCTAAGCATTGCTGCTGCATCTGTTTTGGCAAAAACATATCGTGACGAATATATGGACCAAATTCATGAAGAATTTCCGATGTACAACTGGAAAAAAAATAAAGGATATCCTACCAAAGAACATCGTGAGGCAATTAAAGAATTTGGAACTACAAAATATCATAGAATGAGTTTTAGGCTTTTGCCTGAGCAATTAGAACTCGATTTGTTTTAA
- a CDS encoding 2-hydroxyacid dehydrogenase, with product MNSNPDARKIAFFSTQPYDKTFFNKYNEDFGFQLNFFETQLNPQTVALIEECEIVCVFVNDIVNETVIKQLAEKKVKIIALRCAGFNNVDLEAAKKHHIKVCRVPAYSPQAVAEHAMAMILTLNRKTHKAYNRVREQNFSLNGLLGFDLFGKTIGIIGTGNIGKAFSKIASGFGCKVLAYDIIENEEMKKDGVSFVGLEEIFKSSDIISLHCPLNEQTKHVVNATSISFMKNSVMIINTSRGGLIETSSVIEGLKEGKIGYLGIDVYEQEEKLFFRDLSADIIQDDAIQRLMSFPNVLVTAHQAFFTNEALTQIALVTFNNIKSLLTQNDIENKAALLV from the coding sequence ATGAACTCAAATCCAGATGCAAGAAAAATTGCCTTTTTCTCTACTCAGCCATACGATAAAACGTTTTTCAATAAATACAATGAAGATTTTGGTTTTCAGTTGAACTTCTTTGAAACACAATTGAATCCTCAGACTGTAGCTTTAATTGAAGAGTGCGAGATTGTTTGTGTTTTTGTAAATGATATTGTAAACGAAACCGTTATTAAACAATTAGCAGAAAAAAAAGTAAAAATAATTGCCTTACGTTGCGCTGGATTTAACAATGTCGATTTGGAGGCAGCTAAAAAACACCACATAAAAGTTTGCCGTGTTCCCGCATATTCTCCGCAAGCAGTTGCCGAACATGCCATGGCAATGATTTTAACTTTAAATAGAAAAACACATAAAGCTTATAATAGAGTTCGCGAGCAGAACTTCTCTTTAAACGGATTATTAGGTTTCGATTTATTCGGAAAAACAATCGGAATTATTGGAACTGGAAATATCGGAAAAGCATTCTCCAAGATAGCATCAGGTTTTGGCTGTAAAGTCTTGGCTTATGATATTATAGAAAATGAAGAAATGAAAAAAGACGGTGTTTCTTTTGTCGGCTTGGAAGAGATTTTTAAATCTAGTGATATTATTTCGCTTCATTGTCCGCTGAATGAGCAAACAAAACATGTTGTCAATGCTACTTCTATTTCTTTTATGAAAAACAGTGTTATGATAATCAACACCAGTCGCGGTGGATTAATAGAAACGTCATCTGTTATTGAAGGTTTGAAAGAAGGGAAAATAGGTTATTTAGGTATTGATGTTTACGAACAGGAAGAAAAATTGTTCTTTAGAGATCTTTCGGCAGATATTATTCAAGATGATGCAATTCAGCGTTTAATGAGTTTCCCAAATGTTTTGGTAACAGCACATCAGGCATTTTTTACCAACGAAGCTTTAACTCAGATTGCTTTGGTGACTTTTAACAATATAAAATCATTGCTGACTCAAAATGATATTGAAAATAAAGCGGCATTGCTAGTGTAA
- a CDS encoding VIT domain-containing protein has protein sequence MNKFFSICALLFCGAAFSQIPTLDVENQKKNSVILQEVKIETKILGNLASTTATYTFYNPGDRILEGNFTLPLPEGVSVSGYALDINGSLRDAVPVPKERAKEVFESIEKRNVDPGIIEKVAGNNFRTRIYPITARGSRFIKITYNQELKNSATDYQYFLSFANAISIPKFNLKVVVNESLATPKITENPDGSFTFQKKGNQWIAEINKVNFTPNESLKIAIPKVNESSNVMLQKASDDKSYFAASVSMNFPVKEKTKSQKVAIIWDNSFSGSKRERQKELDFLNAYFSDNKNVAVSFVLLNNTLEKTEEFTVSGGNWNALKDRILNLKYDGGTDFSALKEISSIDEYLLFSDGISNFGDLTLKFKKPVNTITSTPTSGFNLLKLLASQSGGNFINLNELDTQSALKTYKRLPIVFLGFKETNTLQELFPNVGTAVNEPVNIFGISSSNLSKLTAVFSVGDKKFEVPVDFSNAVQVDNWPLAQFWAQRKINDLELNSTQNSDEIRNLSEQFGVVSKNTSLIVLEDVNDYVRFGITPPQELLPEYNRIVSQNKKQILEKRRNLLSKAFDKTRELTTWWNSEFKPTEKKQYPTISKQSQKLSSAEESVVSDNAVYSAESRADDKKTATGKITLVEVESTQEYMKNFQSLQSPELIYQKYLENRPKYEKQVTYYFDVSKLLFKKGDKALSLKVLSTLAELDLENEELYKTISYLLKQRGNYEKELWITQKILEWRPFDPQSHRDYALALVDNKKPQEALNIYKGMLYQEYTDEISIRDNGIEEILIMEINNILSQNKNVDSSKVDDRLKANLPVDIRIVINWNKDNTDIDLWVTDPRGEDCSYSHRSTEIGGRLSNDFTQGFGPEQFLLKKAIKGKYKIKTNFFGERQNILSGPTTVMAEVYLYYSDGRQERKIAVFQSQKENKRESDSKILIGEFEF, from the coding sequence ATGAATAAATTTTTTAGTATCTGTGCACTACTGTTCTGCGGTGCCGCTTTTTCACAGATTCCAACTCTGGATGTCGAAAATCAGAAAAAAAATTCGGTAATCTTACAGGAGGTAAAAATTGAAACCAAAATTTTAGGAAATCTTGCTTCCACTACAGCTACTTATACATTTTACAATCCTGGCGACAGAATTTTAGAAGGAAATTTTACCCTTCCGTTGCCAGAAGGAGTAAGCGTAAGTGGTTATGCTTTGGACATTAATGGAAGCTTAAGAGATGCCGTTCCTGTTCCAAAAGAACGAGCCAAAGAAGTATTTGAAAGTATTGAAAAAAGAAATGTAGATCCAGGTATTATTGAAAAAGTAGCTGGAAACAATTTCAGAACTAGAATTTATCCAATTACAGCTAGAGGCAGCCGATTTATTAAAATTACGTACAATCAGGAATTGAAAAATTCGGCTACTGATTATCAGTATTTTTTAAGTTTTGCCAATGCTATTAGCATTCCAAAATTTAATCTGAAAGTAGTAGTTAATGAAAGTTTAGCAACTCCTAAAATCACGGAAAATCCAGACGGAAGTTTTACTTTTCAGAAAAAAGGAAACCAATGGATTGCTGAGATTAATAAAGTAAATTTTACGCCAAATGAAAGTCTTAAAATAGCTATTCCAAAAGTAAACGAATCGTCGAACGTGATGCTTCAAAAAGCTTCTGACGATAAATCTTATTTTGCGGCAAGTGTTTCAATGAATTTCCCTGTAAAGGAAAAAACAAAATCTCAAAAAGTTGCCATTATTTGGGATAATTCATTCAGCGGATCAAAGAGAGAGCGTCAAAAAGAACTGGACTTTCTTAATGCTTATTTTTCAGACAACAAGAATGTTGCAGTCTCTTTTGTTCTTCTAAATAATACGCTAGAAAAAACAGAAGAATTTACTGTTTCTGGAGGAAACTGGAATGCCTTAAAAGACAGAATTCTTAATCTGAAATATGATGGTGGAACCGACTTTAGTGCTTTAAAAGAAATTTCATCAATAGACGAATATCTTTTATTTTCTGACGGAATTTCAAATTTTGGTGATCTAACTTTAAAATTTAAAAAACCGGTTAACACTATAACAAGCACACCAACTTCTGGTTTTAATTTGCTAAAGCTTTTAGCATCACAATCAGGAGGCAATTTCATCAATCTTAATGAATTAGACACTCAATCTGCTCTAAAAACGTATAAAAGGCTTCCTATTGTATTCTTAGGCTTTAAAGAAACAAATACGCTTCAGGAATTGTTTCCAAATGTTGGAACTGCTGTAAACGAACCTGTGAATATATTCGGAATTTCATCTTCAAACTTGAGTAAACTTACTGCTGTTTTTTCAGTCGGAGACAAGAAATTTGAAGTGCCTGTAGATTTTAGTAACGCTGTACAAGTAGATAATTGGCCTCTTGCACAGTTTTGGGCGCAACGAAAAATTAATGATCTTGAACTTAATTCAACTCAAAACAGTGATGAAATCAGAAATCTGAGCGAGCAGTTTGGTGTAGTAAGTAAGAACACCAGTCTTATCGTATTGGAAGATGTTAATGATTATGTGCGTTTTGGCATTACTCCTCCACAGGAATTATTACCAGAATACAACAGAATCGTTTCTCAAAACAAAAAACAAATTTTAGAAAAAAGAAGAAATCTTCTATCTAAAGCTTTTGATAAAACACGTGAACTGACAACTTGGTGGAACAGTGAATTTAAGCCTACAGAAAAAAAACAATATCCTACAATTTCTAAGCAGTCACAAAAATTGTCGTCAGCAGAGGAAAGTGTTGTTAGCGATAATGCTGTATATTCTGCAGAAAGTAGAGCAGATGATAAAAAAACAGCTACAGGTAAAATAACTTTGGTAGAGGTTGAAAGCACTCAAGAGTACATGAAAAATTTTCAGTCTTTACAGTCTCCTGAATTGATTTACCAGAAATATCTTGAAAATCGTCCAAAATATGAGAAACAGGTAACCTATTATTTTGATGTTTCTAAACTCCTATTCAAAAAAGGTGACAAAGCTCTTTCTCTAAAGGTTTTAAGCACATTAGCAGAACTTGATTTGGAAAATGAAGAGTTGTACAAAACGATATCTTATCTATTGAAACAGAGAGGCAATTATGAAAAAGAATTGTGGATTACCCAAAAAATTCTAGAATGGAGACCATTTGACCCTCAAAGTCACAGAGATTATGCATTGGCTTTGGTAGACAATAAAAAACCTCAAGAAGCTCTTAATATCTATAAAGGCATGCTTTATCAGGAATATACCGATGAGATTTCTATTAGAGATAATGGTATCGAAGAGATTTTGATTATGGAAATCAATAATATTTTGAGTCAAAACAAAAATGTTGATTCAAGCAAAGTAGATGATCGTCTAAAAGCAAACCTTCCAGTCGACATTCGTATTGTTATTAATTGGAATAAAGACAATACAGATATAGACCTTTGGGTTACAGATCCAAGAGGAGAAGATTGCTCTTACTCGCATAGATCTACAGAAATTGGAGGAAGATTAAGCAACGATTTCACTCAAGGTTTTGGTCCTGAGCAATTTTTACTTAAAAAAGCGATTAAAGGGAAATATAAAATAAAGACGAATTTCTTCGGTGAAAGACAGAACATTCTTTCTGGTCCAACGACTGTAATGGCAGAAGTTTACCTTTATTATTCTGATGGCAGACAGGAACGTAAAATTGCTGTTTTCCAAAGTCAAAAAGAAAACAAACGCGAAAGTGACAGTAAAATTCTAATTGGAGAATTTGAATTTTAG
- the lipB gene encoding lipoyl(octanoyl) transferase LipB → MNKKIQLQDLGKKDYKTTWEYQEELFKDVVDLKIKNRREELDLSTPNYLLFVEHPHVYTLGKSGDLENLLLNEKQLEAKGATFYKINRGGDITYHGPGQIVGYPILDLENFFTDIHKYLRLLEESIILTLAEYGLESGRSEGETGVWLGAGTPFARKICAMGVRASRWVTMHGFALNANVDLGYFDNIIPCGIRGKGVTSLNVELGVEKVDEEEVKSKIIKHLTELFEAEFV, encoded by the coding sequence ATGAACAAAAAAATCCAACTTCAGGATCTGGGCAAGAAAGACTATAAAACGACTTGGGAATATCAGGAAGAACTTTTCAAAGACGTAGTCGATTTAAAAATCAAAAACAGAAGAGAAGAATTAGATCTGTCAACACCAAATTATTTACTTTTTGTTGAGCATCCTCATGTTTATACTTTAGGAAAAAGCGGTGATCTCGAGAATCTATTATTAAATGAAAAACAGTTAGAAGCCAAAGGCGCTACTTTTTATAAAATCAATCGTGGTGGCGATATTACGTATCATGGACCTGGACAGATTGTAGGTTATCCGATTCTTGATTTAGAAAATTTCTTTACCGATATTCATAAATACCTTCGTTTGCTAGAAGAATCAATTATTTTGACTTTGGCAGAATATGGTTTAGAATCGGGTAGAAGTGAAGGGGAAACTGGTGTTTGGCTTGGTGCAGGAACTCCGTTTGCCCGTAAGATTTGTGCAATGGGTGTTCGCGCTTCACGTTGGGTTACGATGCACGGTTTTGCGCTAAATGCAAATGTCGATTTGGGTTATTTTGATAATATTATTCCATGTGGCATTCGCGGAAAAGGAGTTACTTCTTTAAACGTAGAACTTGGTGTAGAGAAAGTAGATGAAGAAGAGGTGAAATCTAAAATTATCAAACATTTAACTGAGCTGTTCGAAGCTGAATTTGTTTAA
- a CDS encoding S1 family peptidase: MKIRKIAPNEDLETTVKKKRNRNKFIFIAIIALSAAGFLGFKYFTPKKEAVCLGTDTKIYDTYKDAVVLIKHKYGYFAKINGKEIPLNVEDAKEETIYGTGFFVDTEGDMITNRHVLQPWNSTEEESEKVNTNIRNLRMKIASILTTDVSEDDYESFISNNWSNASVSYDEGEGDGEYEESGEETTESAGEEFVSSNETETDSSQVSNDIAASIPVKEYVSAENIEVYVKTVDIQVALHNSDSEWINCEMKKVSDDINIDLGILQVADHKTPKTVTNIISLDNIVDNDTSLAPGQKAIMVGYPMGIDLAQTNSGIKVQLYNGQISKESDGNKIQYSITSTHGASGSPVFNECGQLIAVNFSGFDQVQGFNFGIVAKHIQAL; encoded by the coding sequence ATGAAAATTAGAAAAATCGCCCCAAACGAAGATTTAGAAACAACAGTTAAGAAAAAAAGAAATCGTAACAAATTTATTTTCATCGCTATTATTGCTCTTTCAGCTGCAGGATTTTTAGGATTTAAATATTTTACTCCTAAAAAAGAAGCTGTTTGTTTGGGCACAGATACCAAAATCTATGATACTTACAAAGATGCCGTTGTACTTATAAAGCATAAATATGGCTATTTTGCTAAAATTAATGGAAAAGAAATTCCTCTTAATGTTGAAGATGCTAAGGAAGAAACCATTTACGGAACAGGTTTTTTTGTAGATACAGAAGGAGATATGATTACCAATAGACATGTTTTACAGCCATGGAATTCAACTGAAGAAGAAAGTGAAAAAGTAAATACTAATATTCGAAATCTGCGAATGAAGATTGCTTCTATCCTTACTACCGATGTTTCTGAAGATGACTATGAAAGCTTTATTAGCAACAATTGGTCAAATGCTTCAGTCTCTTATGATGAAGGTGAAGGAGACGGAGAATATGAAGAATCAGGCGAAGAAACTACTGAGTCAGCGGGTGAAGAATTTGTTAGTTCTAATGAAACAGAAACAGATTCATCGCAAGTATCAAATGATATCGCAGCATCTATTCCTGTAAAAGAATATGTTTCTGCAGAAAACATTGAAGTATATGTAAAAACGGTAGACATTCAAGTTGCACTTCATAATTCTGATAGCGAATGGATTAATTGTGAAATGAAAAAAGTTTCAGACGACATCAATATTGATTTAGGTATTTTGCAAGTAGCTGATCATAAAACTCCTAAAACCGTTACCAATATTATAAGCCTTGATAATATTGTTGACAATGATACTTCTCTTGCTCCAGGGCAAAAAGCGATAATGGTGGGCTATCCGATGGGAATAGATTTGGCACAGACCAATTCTGGTATAAAAGTGCAACTTTACAATGGTCAAATAAGTAAAGAATCTGATGGCAACAAAATTCAATACAGTATAACTTCTACACATGGTGCTAGTGGTTCGCCTGTTTTTAACGAATGTGGACAACTGATTGCAGTTAATTTCAGTGGATTCGACCAAGTTCAGGGTTTCAACTTTGGAATTGTGGCTAAACATATTCAAGCACTCTAA